In Zymoseptoria tritici IPO323 chromosome 7, whole genome shotgun sequence, a single genomic region encodes these proteins:
- a CDS encoding uncharacterized protein (No reliable hits with protein databases, neither with hypothetical (not significant). Probable M graminicola specific protein (novel gene). unknown function.): protein MASPLHLALLALIFATQADGRRGGGGGSGRSGGDGDGGGGGGGAGGGGDALIDYTKDCKAAQAAQTQDLYLMPGSYYSGPLTITHKVDFNSAAADTSCSNNDQQTKQYVYDAILAVGPVRDGNDTADVFWGLQAYPPVQPVPSDARNEFVRIRSARYGQEERERKGLRFYYPYLSGDESALAVPWNESSRQYWNMSLSPTTLSVPNGTVAVDSWNISATLIA, encoded by the exons ATGGCTTCCCCTTTGCATCTGGCACTCCTCGCTTTGATATTCGCAACGCAAGCCGATGGAAGGCgaggtggcggcggtgggagCGGTAGGAGCGGTGGagacggagatggaggcggaggcggaggcggagctggtggaggtggtgatgcCTTGATCGACTACACCAAGGATTGCAAAGCTGCCCAGGCGGCGCAGACGCAAGATCTCTATCTCATGCCAGGATCGTACTACTCTGGTCCACTTACCATCACGCACAAGGTCGACTTCAATTCCGCTGCTGCAGATACTTCTTGCAGCAATAACGACCAGCAGACGAAGCAGTATGTCTACGACGCCATACTCGCTGTCGGCCCTGTCCGCGACGGAAATGATACAGCAGATGTCTTCTGGGGCCTTCAAGCTTATCCTCCTGTGCAGCCTGTGCCGAGCGATGCAAGGAATGAATTCGTGCGCATCCGAAGCGCACGCTACGGCCAGGAAGAGCGGGAGAGAAAAGGCCTTCGATTCTATTATCCCTATCTGTCAGGCGATGAAAGTGCTCTCGCGGTCCCGTGGAACGAGAGCTCTCGACAGTACTGGAATATGTCACTGTCTCCGACAACGTTGAGTGTCCCTAATGGCACCGTGGCTGTGGACAGCTGGAACATATCCGCGAC GCTTATCGCATGA